The following are encoded in a window of uncultured Pseudomonas sp. genomic DNA:
- a CDS encoding 2-hydroxyacid dehydrogenase: MRIILFSSKPYDQQSFNAAGFPDDWQLNVQPVHLRPDTAGLAAGYEVVCAFINDDLSAAVLQQLAAGGTRLIALRSAGYNHVDLHAAQALGLTVVRVPAYSPHAVAEHALALIMTLNRRTHRAFNRTREGDFSLHGLIGFDLHGKHVGIIGAGQIGLTFARIMAGCGCQLMIHDPQPIADLPAGARQVELEQLLEGSDIISLHCPLNAATHHLINAARLQQMPRGVMLINTGRGALIDTPALIDALKSGQLGYLGLDVYEEEAELFFEDCSEQPLQDDVLARLLSFPNVLITAHQAFLTHEALAAIAATTRENIAAWRAGKPINQLLPGA; the protein is encoded by the coding sequence ATGCGCATTATTCTGTTCAGCAGTAAGCCCTACGACCAGCAAAGCTTTAATGCGGCCGGCTTCCCGGATGACTGGCAACTGAACGTTCAGCCAGTCCACCTGCGCCCGGATACTGCCGGCCTGGCCGCAGGCTATGAGGTGGTGTGCGCCTTTATCAATGACGACCTTAGCGCTGCGGTATTGCAGCAACTCGCAGCAGGCGGCACGCGGCTGATTGCCCTGCGCTCTGCCGGCTACAACCATGTCGACCTGCACGCTGCGCAAGCCCTCGGCCTGACCGTGGTGCGAGTGCCCGCCTACTCACCCCACGCCGTCGCCGAACATGCCCTGGCGCTGATCATGACCCTCAACCGGCGCACCCACCGCGCCTTCAACCGCACCCGCGAAGGCGATTTTTCCCTGCACGGGCTGATTGGCTTTGACCTGCATGGCAAGCACGTCGGCATCATTGGTGCCGGACAGATCGGCCTGACCTTTGCGCGGATCATGGCCGGCTGCGGCTGCCAGCTAATGATCCACGACCCACAGCCGATTGCCGACCTACCGGCCGGCGCGCGCCAGGTTGAGCTGGAACAGCTGCTCGAAGGCAGTGACATCATCAGCCTGCACTGCCCGCTAAACGCCGCCACTCACCACTTGATCAACGCCGCACGTTTGCAGCAGATGCCGCGCGGCGTCATGTTGATCAATACCGGACGCGGTGCCTTGATTGATACTCCAGCGCTGATCGACGCACTGAAAAGCGGCCAGCTGGGCTATCTGGGCCTGGATGTCTACGAAGAAGAGGCCGAGTTGTTTTTCGAGGACTGCTCCGAGCAACCGCTGCAGGATGATGTGCTGGCGCGCCTGTTGAGCTTTCCCAATGTATTGATTACCGCGCACCAAGCTTTTCTCACCCACGAAGCGTTGGCGGCAATTGCCGCCACCACCCGCGAGAATATCGCCGCCTGGCGGGCCGGCAAGCCAATCAATCAGCTACTTCCTGGCGCGTGA
- a CDS encoding META domain-containing protein: protein MKRALTISLLAAGLAGCATSAPQLETEHTYQVEWIGERPLIDRSHLTITFGDDGRAYGNAGCNHWFAGYTLTGDTLSFSAAGSTRKMCAPALMEQEARFLESLSKVQRWDFSPTEQLRLWPAAGKPLRLWPEG from the coding sequence ATGAAACGCGCATTGACTATCAGCCTGCTCGCTGCAGGCCTCGCCGGCTGCGCCACATCCGCGCCGCAACTGGAAACCGAGCACACCTACCAGGTGGAATGGATTGGTGAACGCCCGCTGATCGACCGCAGCCACCTGACCATCACCTTCGGTGATGACGGCCGCGCCTACGGTAACGCAGGCTGCAACCACTGGTTTGCCGGCTATACGTTGACCGGTGACACGCTGAGCTTCAGCGCCGCCGGTAGCACACGAAAAATGTGCGCGCCGGCCCTGATGGAACAAGAAGCGCGCTTTCTCGAGAGCCTGAGCAAGGTGCAGCGCTGGGACTTCTCCCCTACTGAGCAGCTGCGTTTATGGCCAGCAGCAGGCAAGCCGCTGCGCCTGTGGCCCGAAGGTTAA
- a CDS encoding amino acid ABC transporter ATP-binding protein: MPEAIKQANAEPTILMEGVHKWYGQFHVLKDINLSVQQGERIVLCGPSGSGKSTAIRCLNRLEEHQQGRIVIDGTELTHDLKHIEAVRREVGMVFQHFNLFPHLTVLQNCTLAPMWVRKMPKREAEEVAMHYLERVRIPEQAHKYPGQLSGGQQQRVAIARALCMKPKIMLFDEPTSALDPEMVKEVLDTMVGLAEDGMTMLCVTHEMGFARTVANRVIFLDKGEIVEENEPEAFFTNPQNERTQLFLSQIIH, translated from the coding sequence ATGCCTGAAGCAATTAAACAAGCCAACGCCGAGCCGACGATCCTTATGGAAGGCGTGCACAAGTGGTACGGCCAGTTCCACGTGCTCAAGGACATCAACCTGAGCGTGCAGCAAGGCGAACGCATCGTGCTTTGCGGCCCGTCCGGTTCCGGCAAGTCCACCGCGATTCGCTGCCTTAACCGTTTGGAAGAGCACCAGCAGGGGCGCATCGTCATCGATGGCACCGAGCTGACCCACGACCTCAAGCACATCGAGGCCGTGCGCCGTGAAGTAGGCATGGTGTTCCAGCACTTCAATCTGTTTCCGCACCTCACCGTGCTGCAGAACTGCACCCTGGCGCCCATGTGGGTGCGCAAGATGCCCAAGCGTGAAGCCGAGGAAGTGGCCATGCATTACCTGGAGCGTGTTCGCATTCCAGAGCAGGCCCACAAGTACCCGGGTCAGCTCTCCGGTGGCCAGCAGCAGCGCGTGGCGATTGCCCGTGCGCTGTGCATGAAGCCGAAGATCATGCTGTTCGACGAGCCGACCTCGGCCCTTGATCCGGAGATGGTCAAGGAAGTACTGGACACCATGGTTGGCCTGGCTGAAGACGGCATGACCATGCTTTGCGTAACCCACGAGATGGGTTTTGCCCGCACCGTGGCGAACCGGGTGATTTTCCTCGACAAAGGCGAGATCGTTGAGGAAAACGAGCCAGAAGCCTTCTTCACCAACCCGCAGAACGAGCGGACCCAACTGTTCCTCAGTCAGATCATTCACTGA
- a CDS encoding amino acid ABC transporter permease, which produces MQTHTFKPDQPPPALSVGAVGWLRANLFSSWFNTLLTLFAAYLVWLTVPPLIQWALIDADWTGTTREDCTSGGACWVFVQQRFGQFMYGFYPESLRWRVDLTMWLAVIGAAPLFVPQMPRKALYGLVFLVVYPLVAYWLLHGGFFGLSTVSTSRWGGLMLTLVIAAVGISGAMPLGIALALGRRSDMPAIRVICVTFIEFWRGVPLITVLFMSSVMLPLFLPEGMSFDKLMRALIGVILFQSAYIAEVVRGGLQAIPKGQYEAAAAMGLGYWRTMGLVILPQALKLVIPGIVNTFIGLFKDTSLVIIIGLFDLLNSIKQATTDPAWLGMATEGYVFAALIFWIFCFGMSRYSMHLERKLDTGHKR; this is translated from the coding sequence ATGCAAACTCATACCTTCAAACCTGATCAGCCGCCACCCGCGTTGAGCGTCGGTGCGGTCGGTTGGCTGCGTGCCAACCTGTTTTCCAGCTGGTTCAATACGCTGTTGACGCTGTTCGCGGCTTATTTGGTCTGGCTGACTGTACCGCCATTGATCCAGTGGGCCTTGATTGATGCCGACTGGACCGGCACTACCCGCGAAGACTGCACCAGCGGCGGGGCATGCTGGGTGTTTGTGCAGCAGCGTTTCGGTCAGTTTATGTACGGCTTCTACCCTGAAAGCCTGCGCTGGCGTGTTGACCTGACCATGTGGTTGGCGGTCATTGGCGCTGCGCCGTTGTTCGTCCCGCAAATGCCACGTAAAGCGTTATACGGCTTGGTGTTCCTGGTGGTCTATCCGCTGGTGGCTTATTGGCTGCTGCACGGTGGCTTCTTCGGTCTGTCGACTGTCTCGACCAGCCGTTGGGGTGGCTTGATGTTGACCCTGGTGATTGCTGCCGTCGGCATTTCTGGCGCCATGCCACTGGGTATTGCTCTGGCGCTGGGGCGACGTTCGGATATGCCGGCGATTCGGGTTATCTGCGTGACCTTTATCGAGTTCTGGCGCGGCGTACCCTTGATCACCGTGCTGTTTATGTCCTCGGTGATGCTGCCGTTATTCCTCCCGGAAGGCATGAGCTTCGACAAACTGATGCGGGCGTTGATCGGGGTGATTCTGTTCCAGTCGGCCTACATCGCCGAAGTTGTGCGGGGTGGCTTGCAGGCGATTCCCAAAGGCCAGTACGAGGCCGCTGCGGCCATGGGCCTGGGCTATTGGCGGACGATGGGCCTGGTGATTCTGCCGCAAGCCCTGAAGCTGGTGATCCCCGGCATCGTTAACACCTTTATTGGTCTGTTCAAGGACACCAGCCTGGTGATCATCATCGGCCTGTTCGACCTGCTCAACAGCATCAAGCAAGCCACCACTGATCCGGCTTGGCTGGGCATGGCCACTGAGGGCTATGTGTTCGCTGCGCTGATTTTCTGGATTTTCTGTTTTGGTATGTCCCGCTACTCCATGCACCTGGAGCGCAAGCTGGACACCGGCCATAAGCGTTAG
- a CDS encoding amino acid ABC transporter permease, translated as MQTTVNAPRPGGSVWTDPKARAWLFQILAVIAVVALGWFLFDNTQTNLEKRGITSGFSFLNNSAGFGIAQHLIDYDESNSYGRVFVVGLLNTLLVSVIGIVLATLLGFLLGVARLSPNWLLSKLATVYIEIFRNIPPLLQIFFWYFAVMLSLPGPRQSMGVAETFFLNSRGLYMPAPSPGDNFGLFAGAVIVAIIAVLLLSRWSKARFEATGRYFPVSLGAIPLLLGLPGLAILLGGDPLQWSMPALTGFNFTGGWVLIPELMALTLALTIYTAAFIAENVRSGIQAVSHGQTEAARSLGLPAGKTLRLVIIPQALRVIIPPLTSQYLNLAKNSSLAAGIGYPDMVSLFAGTVLNQTGQAIEVIAITMSVYLAISISISMLMNWYNKRIALIER; from the coding sequence ATGCAAACTACTGTAAATGCCCCGCGACCCGGTGGATCGGTCTGGACCGACCCCAAGGCACGTGCCTGGCTATTTCAAATTCTTGCCGTTATCGCCGTTGTGGCGCTCGGCTGGTTCCTGTTTGACAACACCCAGACCAACCTGGAGAAGCGCGGGATCACCTCTGGGTTTTCCTTTCTCAATAACAGCGCCGGCTTCGGCATCGCCCAGCACCTGATCGACTACGACGAAAGCAACTCCTATGGGCGTGTTTTCGTGGTGGGCCTGCTCAACACCTTGCTGGTGTCGGTGATTGGTATTGTCCTGGCGACGCTATTGGGTTTCCTGCTGGGGGTGGCGCGCTTGTCGCCCAACTGGTTGCTCAGCAAGCTGGCAACCGTGTACATCGAGATCTTCCGTAACATCCCGCCGCTGCTGCAAATTTTCTTCTGGTACTTCGCGGTGATGCTTTCCCTTCCTGGACCGCGGCAAAGTATGGGGGTGGCCGAGACGTTTTTCCTCAACAGCCGTGGCCTGTATATGCCAGCGCCAAGCCCGGGGGACAACTTCGGTCTGTTTGCCGGCGCGGTGATAGTGGCGATCATTGCTGTGCTGCTGCTGTCGCGTTGGTCGAAGGCACGGTTTGAGGCCACCGGCCGGTACTTCCCGGTGTCTCTGGGCGCAATCCCGCTGTTGCTCGGGCTGCCAGGGCTGGCGATCCTGCTCGGGGGGGATCCGCTGCAATGGAGTATGCCAGCGCTTACTGGCTTCAACTTCACGGGAGGCTGGGTGCTGATTCCTGAGTTGATGGCCCTGACTCTGGCGTTGACCATCTACACCGCCGCTTTTATCGCCGAGAACGTGCGCTCTGGTATCCAGGCGGTTAGTCATGGTCAGACTGAGGCCGCACGCTCATTGGGTCTGCCTGCGGGCAAGACCTTGCGTCTGGTGATTATTCCGCAGGCGTTGCGGGTGATTATTCCGCCGTTGACCAGCCAATACCTAAACCTGGCCAAGAACTCCTCGCTGGCTGCCGGTATCGGCTATCCGGACATGGTTTCGTTGTTCGCCGGCACGGTACTCAACCAGACCGGGCAAGCCATCGAGGTGATTGCCATCACCATGAGCGTTTACCTGGCGATCAGTATCAGTATTTCCATGCTGATGAACTGGTACAACAAGCGCATTGCGCTGATCGAGCGGTAA
- a CDS encoding amino acid ABC transporter substrate-binding protein: MKMVKSTLAVLTTAAVLGVSSFAQAGATLEAVQKKGFVQCGISDGLPGFSYADEKGNYLGLDVDVCRAVAAAVFGDATKVKYSPLTAKERFTALQSGEVDVLSRNTTWTSSRDSGLGLNFAGVNYYDGQGFLVNKKLGVSSAKELDGATVCIQAGTTTELNLSDYFRANNLKYTPITYDTSDESAKSVEAGRCDVLTSDQSQLYAQRIKLADPEAYVVLPEVISKEPLGPVVRQGDEEWFDIVRWSLYAMVNAEELGITSANVEEQAKSTKNPDVARLLGAEGEFGKDLKLPKDWAVKIVKQVGNYGESFERNVGVGSQLKIERGLNALWNKGGLQYAPPVR, encoded by the coding sequence ATGAAGATGGTGAAATCCACATTGGCAGTACTGACCACCGCCGCGGTTCTCGGCGTCAGCAGTTTTGCTCAAGCTGGCGCTACTCTGGAAGCAGTCCAGAAGAAAGGTTTTGTTCAGTGCGGCATCAGCGATGGTCTGCCTGGCTTCTCCTACGCTGACGAGAAAGGCAACTACTTGGGCCTCGACGTCGACGTATGTCGCGCCGTTGCTGCTGCAGTGTTCGGCGATGCAACCAAGGTCAAGTACAGCCCGCTGACCGCCAAAGAGCGCTTCACCGCGTTGCAGTCTGGCGAAGTCGATGTCCTTTCGCGTAATACCACCTGGACCAGTTCGCGCGATTCCGGCCTGGGCTTGAACTTTGCTGGCGTTAACTACTACGACGGCCAAGGCTTCCTGGTTAACAAGAAGCTCGGCGTTTCCAGCGCTAAGGAACTCGACGGTGCGACTGTCTGCATCCAGGCAGGTACCACTACCGAGCTGAACCTCTCCGACTACTTCCGCGCGAACAACCTGAAGTACACCCCAATCACCTACGACACCTCAGACGAGAGCGCCAAGTCGGTTGAGGCAGGCCGTTGCGACGTACTGACCTCCGACCAGTCGCAGCTGTATGCACAGCGCATCAAGCTGGCCGATCCTGAGGCCTATGTCGTGCTGCCGGAAGTGATCTCGAAAGAGCCACTGGGCCCGGTTGTACGTCAGGGTGACGAAGAGTGGTTCGACATCGTGCGCTGGTCGCTGTACGCGATGGTCAACGCCGAAGAGCTGGGCATCACTTCAGCGAACGTCGAAGAACAAGCCAAATCCACCAAAAACCCCGACGTAGCGCGTCTGCTCGGTGCTGAAGGTGAGTTCGGTAAAGATCTGAAACTGCCGAAAGACTGGGCCGTGAAGATCGTTAAGCAAGTCGGTAACTACGGCGAAAGCTTTGAGCGCAACGTTGGTGTCGGCAGTCAGCTGAAGATCGAACGTGGCCTCAACGCCCTATGGAACAAGGGTGGTCTGCAGTACGCACCGCCAGTGCGCTGA
- a CDS encoding alpha/beta hydrolase, whose protein sequence is MSEPLILHPTLTADACVIWLHGLGADRYDFMPVAEALQQRLHSTRFVLPQAPTQAVTINGGYAMPSWYDILAMSPARAINRDQLEASAQQVIELIEAQRDCGIDPARIILAGFSQGGAVVLHTAFLRWQFSLGGVMALSTYAPTFGDDISLADTKKQLPVLCLHGTFDDIVLPAMGRAAHDYLSASGVNVQWRDYPMGHEVVNEEIRDIADWLEQRLNS, encoded by the coding sequence ATGAGCGAACCTTTGATTCTTCACCCCACACTTACGGCCGACGCGTGCGTCATTTGGTTGCACGGCCTGGGTGCCGACCGTTACGACTTCATGCCCGTCGCCGAGGCTTTACAGCAGCGCTTGCACAGCACCCGCTTCGTCCTGCCGCAGGCACCAACCCAGGCGGTGACTATTAATGGCGGCTACGCCATGCCCAGCTGGTACGACATTCTGGCGATGAGCCCGGCCCGCGCGATCAACCGCGATCAACTGGAAGCTTCAGCGCAGCAGGTTATCGAGTTAATCGAAGCGCAACGCGACTGCGGCATTGACCCGGCGCGCATCATCCTCGCGGGCTTCTCGCAAGGCGGTGCCGTGGTGCTGCACACCGCCTTTCTGCGCTGGCAGTTCAGTCTGGGCGGGGTAATGGCGCTGTCGACCTACGCCCCGACCTTTGGCGACGACATCTCCCTCGCAGATACAAAAAAACAACTGCCCGTGCTGTGTTTGCATGGCACATTCGACGACATCGTACTGCCGGCCATGGGCCGCGCAGCCCATGATTACCTGAGCGCCTCCGGCGTCAACGTGCAATGGCGTGATTACCCGATGGGCCACGAAGTGGTAAATGAGGAAATTCGCGATATTGCCGATTGGCTGGAGCAACGCTTAAACAGTTGA
- a CDS encoding acyl-CoA synthetase, producing MPAIPAIKTLRDIQQIEQTPLAERNLPTSTYELIRRSAVRQPDAPALSFILQGAADEATYRLTYGQLLGKINQTANAFHRLGLRPGKAVSFLLPNLPHTHFTIWGGEAAGIVNAINPMLDPEHIAELILASDSELLVTLAPFPGTDLWAKVDGLREQLPNLKAIICVDMANLLPEPQRSALKAQRGSLPAGVLDFDELIADCPDDHLESGRVITPEEIASYFHTGGTTGTPKLAPHSHANEVAMAYSMNLVTGFAPGDVTLCGLPLFHVNGVIVTGLTAFIGGAEVLLATPQGYRNPNLVGNFWKIIERHKVSFFSGVPTIYAGLLQVPSDGHDLSSLKFALCGAAPMPVELIRQFESKTGLTLIEGYGLTEGTCGSCANPTAGERRPGSIGLPMPYCEVAIKVLDEQGNYLRNAAPNEIGNLCIRGATVFKGYLQSSKNAGIWVDGDWFNTGDLGRVDVDGYIWLTGRSKDLIIRGGHNIDPQMIEEALHKHPAVAMAAAVGKPDEKAGELPVVYVQLKPGAQASEAELLAHAAEHIPERAAIPKDAWIIETIPLTAVGKTFKPALRYDAIARVLQAALTALDQRLRVEVLSDDKRGQVAHIYLPAGQNALADAVSQRLGGFAVAIELHPAE from the coding sequence ATGCCTGCCATCCCCGCCATCAAGACCCTGCGCGACATCCAGCAGATCGAGCAAACGCCGTTGGCCGAGCGCAATCTGCCGACCAGCACCTATGAGCTGATCCGCCGCAGCGCAGTGCGTCAACCTGATGCGCCGGCCCTGTCGTTTATCCTCCAGGGTGCGGCAGACGAGGCGACTTACCGCCTCACCTACGGGCAGTTGCTGGGCAAGATCAACCAAACCGCTAACGCTTTTCATCGCCTGGGCCTGCGCCCAGGCAAGGCGGTGTCGTTTCTGCTGCCGAACCTGCCGCACACCCACTTCACCATCTGGGGCGGTGAAGCGGCCGGGATCGTCAACGCGATCAACCCCATGCTCGACCCTGAACATATCGCCGAACTGATCCTGGCCTCGGACTCGGAGCTGCTGGTCACCCTCGCGCCCTTCCCAGGCACCGACTTATGGGCCAAAGTCGACGGTCTGCGCGAGCAACTGCCCAACCTCAAGGCCATTATCTGCGTGGACATGGCCAACCTGCTGCCTGAACCGCAGCGCAGTGCGCTCAAGGCGCAGCGTGGTTCGCTGCCGGCTGGCGTATTGGATTTCGACGAGTTGATCGCCGACTGCCCGGACGATCACCTGGAAAGCGGCCGGGTCATCACCCCCGAGGAGATTGCCAGTTACTTCCACACCGGCGGCACCACCGGCACGCCGAAACTGGCCCCACACAGCCACGCCAACGAAGTGGCCATGGCCTACAGCATGAACCTGGTCACCGGTTTTGCGCCCGGCGATGTCACCCTCTGTGGCCTACCGCTGTTTCACGTCAATGGCGTGATCGTCACCGGCCTCACTGCGTTTATCGGCGGGGCCGAAGTGCTGCTAGCCACACCGCAGGGTTATCGCAATCCAAACCTGGTCGGTAATTTCTGGAAGATCATCGAACGCCATAAAGTCAGCTTCTTCAGTGGCGTGCCGACCATCTACGCCGGCCTGCTGCAAGTCCCGAGCGACGGCCACGACCTCAGCTCGCTGAAATTCGCCCTGTGCGGCGCAGCGCCAATGCCAGTGGAGCTAATACGCCAGTTCGAGAGCAAAACCGGCTTGACCCTGATCGAAGGGTACGGCCTTACCGAAGGCACCTGCGGCAGTTGCGCCAACCCAACGGCAGGCGAACGCCGTCCTGGCTCAATCGGCCTGCCGATGCCGTATTGTGAAGTGGCAATCAAGGTGCTCGACGAGCAAGGCAACTACCTAAGAAATGCCGCCCCCAATGAAATCGGCAACCTGTGCATCCGTGGCGCCACGGTATTTAAGGGCTACCTGCAGAGCAGCAAAAATGCCGGCATCTGGGTTGACGGTGACTGGTTCAATACCGGCGATCTGGGCCGCGTGGATGTCGATGGTTACATCTGGCTAACGGGGCGCAGCAAGGACCTGATTATCCGCGGCGGCCACAATATCGACCCGCAGATGATCGAGGAGGCGCTGCACAAACACCCCGCCGTTGCGATGGCAGCGGCGGTTGGCAAGCCCGATGAGAAAGCCGGCGAGCTACCAGTGGTGTATGTCCAGCTCAAACCCGGTGCTCAGGCCAGCGAAGCCGAATTGCTGGCGCATGCTGCCGAGCACATTCCGGAACGCGCCGCTATCCCCAAGGACGCCTGGATCATCGAGACAATTCCGCTGACCGCCGTGGGCAAGACCTTTAAACCGGCGCTGCGTTACGACGCCATTGCTCGCGTGCTCCAGGCGGCACTCACGGCGCTGGATCAACGCCTGCGCGTAGAAGTCCTCAGTGACGATAAACGCGGCCAGGTTGCGCACATCTATTTGCCTGCTGGCCAAAACGCCCTGGCAGACGCTGTGTCTCAGCGCTTGGGCGGCTTTGCCGTCGCCATAGAGCTGCATCCAGCCGAGTAA
- a CDS encoding GGDEF domain-containing protein, producing the protein MKSAPWQADLQQLRHLRLFNNVAASSIDHLLKDFLACDLDAGEVLLSPTNRNQYLYLLLKGQLKVHLGSLDSQAVSTLNVGDCAGEISFIDNAPPSAFVVASEPCCVLRLHRESLFNLFRQSPELMQNLLELLCERVRLGNRIILDSEQTANIDALTGAYNRRWLEHIFERESTRSAFNGNPLCMLMLDVDHFKSYNDQHGHLAGDYALCLLANTLRNQLRPKDSLIRYGGEEFIILLPEISADEARSIGDRLRTALNRISSFHSPIGELPGVTVSIGLAQMLPKDHLPGLIARADNALYQAKQQGRDCLCG; encoded by the coding sequence ATGAAAAGCGCCCCTTGGCAGGCCGACCTGCAACAGCTTCGTCATCTGCGACTGTTCAATAATGTTGCCGCCAGCAGCATTGATCATCTGCTCAAAGATTTTCTGGCGTGCGACCTGGATGCTGGTGAAGTACTGCTCTCGCCCACCAATCGCAATCAATACCTCTATCTGCTGCTCAAGGGCCAACTCAAAGTCCACCTCGGCTCACTCGACAGCCAGGCCGTCAGCACCTTGAACGTCGGCGACTGCGCCGGTGAAATCAGCTTTATCGACAATGCCCCGCCTTCTGCCTTTGTGGTGGCGAGTGAGCCCTGCTGCGTGCTGCGCTTGCACCGCGAATCACTGTTCAATTTGTTCCGCCAATCACCCGAGCTGATGCAGAACCTACTGGAGTTGCTCTGCGAACGCGTGCGCCTGGGCAATCGAATCATTCTCGACAGCGAGCAGACCGCCAATATCGATGCCCTGACTGGGGCTTATAACCGCCGCTGGCTAGAACATATCTTCGAGCGCGAAAGCACCCGCAGCGCCTTCAACGGCAACCCACTGTGCATGCTGATGCTCGATGTCGACCACTTCAAAAGCTACAACGACCAGCACGGCCACCTCGCCGGCGACTATGCGCTGTGCCTGCTGGCCAACACCCTGCGCAACCAGCTGCGCCCCAAGGACAGCCTGATCCGCTACGGCGGTGAAGAGTTCATCATTTTGCTGCCGGAAATCAGCGCCGATGAGGCCCGCAGCATTGGCGATCGCCTGCGCACGGCCCTTAATCGGATCAGCTCGTTCCACTCGCCAATTGGCGAACTGCCTGGGGTGACCGTGTCCATCGGCCTCGCGCAGATGCTGCCAAAAGACCACCTGCCCGGCCTGATAGCGCGCGCCGACAACGCACTGTATCAAGCTAAACAACAGGGCCGCGACTGCCTCTGCGGCTAA
- the rhlB gene encoding ATP-dependent RNA helicase RhlB, with protein MLKALKKIFGKAEGEQSSPTTTTPATPSAPRVQPDANAEKTSRRATQSSPKTAEKSLPAKEKPAKPRRERPVKPVDTWKLEDFAVAPAEGKTRFHDFKLSPELMHAIHDLGFPYCTPIQAQVLGYTLSGRDAIGRAQTGTGKTAAFLISIITQLLQTPPPKERYMGEPRALIIAPTRELVVQIAKDAADLTKYTGLNVMSFVGGMDFDKQLKLLESRFCDILVATPGRLLDFNQRGEVHLDMVEVMVLDEADRMLDMGFIPQVRQIIRQTPMKDERQTLLFSATFTEDVMNLAKQWTTNPAIVEIEPENVASDTVEQHVYAVAGSDKYKLLYNLITQNDWIRVMVFANRKDEVRRIEERLTRDGISAVQMSGDVPQHKRIRALEGFREGKIRVMVATDVAGRGIHVDAISHVINFTLPETPDDYVHRIGRTGRAGTSGTSISFAGEDDAYALPGIEALLGRKIACEMPPDELLKPVPRKN; from the coding sequence GTGCTCAAAGCACTTAAGAAAATATTCGGCAAAGCCGAGGGCGAGCAATCCAGCCCAACCACAACAACGCCTGCAACGCCCAGCGCACCGCGCGTCCAGCCTGACGCCAACGCTGAGAAAACCAGCCGCCGCGCCACGCAAAGCTCCCCTAAAACGGCTGAGAAATCGTTACCGGCCAAGGAAAAACCGGCGAAACCGCGCCGCGAACGTCCCGTAAAGCCCGTCGACACCTGGAAACTGGAAGACTTCGCTGTAGCGCCGGCCGAGGGCAAAACCCGTTTTCACGATTTCAAGCTCTCCCCCGAGCTGATGCACGCCATCCACGACCTCGGTTTCCCCTACTGCACGCCGATCCAGGCGCAGGTACTGGGCTACACCCTCAGCGGTCGCGACGCCATCGGCCGCGCCCAGACCGGCACCGGCAAAACCGCCGCCTTTCTGATCTCGATCATCACTCAGTTGCTGCAAACCCCACCGCCGAAAGAGCGCTATATGGGCGAACCGCGTGCGCTGATCATCGCGCCAACCCGTGAGCTGGTGGTGCAGATTGCCAAAGACGCTGCTGACCTGACCAAGTACACCGGCCTCAACGTGATGAGCTTTGTCGGCGGGATGGACTTCGACAAACAGCTGAAGCTGCTCGAATCTCGTTTCTGCGACATTCTGGTGGCCACACCAGGTCGCCTGCTCGACTTCAACCAGCGCGGTGAAGTGCACCTGGATATGGTCGAAGTGATGGTGCTCGATGAAGCCGACCGCATGCTCGACATGGGCTTTATCCCCCAGGTACGCCAGATCATCCGCCAGACCCCGATGAAGGACGAACGCCAGACGCTGCTGTTCTCCGCCACCTTCACCGAAGACGTGATGAACCTGGCCAAGCAATGGACCACCAACCCGGCAATCGTCGAGATCGAGCCGGAAAACGTCGCCAGCGACACGGTCGAACAGCACGTCTATGCAGTAGCCGGCAGCGACAAGTACAAGCTGCTGTACAACCTGATCACCCAGAATGACTGGATTCGCGTGATGGTTTTCGCCAACCGCAAGGATGAAGTACGGCGCATCGAAGAACGCCTGACCCGCGACGGCATCAGCGCCGTACAAATGTCTGGCGACGTGCCGCAGCACAAGCGCATCCGCGCCCTGGAAGGCTTCCGTGAAGGCAAGATCCGCGTCATGGTCGCCACCGACGTGGCCGGCCGTGGCATCCATGTGGATGCCATCAGCCACGTGATCAACTTCACCCTGCCAGAAACTCCGGACGACTACGTGCACCGTATCGGTCGTACCGGCCGTGCCGGCACCAGCGGCACTTCAATCAGCTTTGCCGGCGAAGACGACGCTTACGCCCTGCCAGGCATCGAAGCGCTGCTGGGCCGCAAGATCGCCTGTGAAATGCCGCCCGACGAGCTGCTCAAGCCGGTGCCACGCAAAAACTGA